The following are encoded in a window of Kitasatospora sp. NBC_01250 genomic DNA:
- a CDS encoding FUSC family protein, translating to MSEHDDDPADPGGTGTGLLVPPAWLVRTLRPQATAVPKAAAVRAAIGMALPVAVGAAVGRSAEGALVAMGALGAVLGDTADAYRLRVFNIAVPQLFAAAGLALGEQVHGHGWVAVGALTGLALVAGMMSTIGAVSSAAGLNVLLMAVIGAGLPFPPPWWRGPVLVLLGAALILAMALLAWPARSRVPERTAVVQAYRETANLLEAAGGADWSLARTRLTAALDHAYDLLLSRRALAPGRSRGMVRLIALLGALTPLVEVAPAVHAAGGHLGAGLAGEVRVIAVAVDSRRPLPALPGHPAEPAPGEAADPVERAAAAALLHAREVLAGGYQDGAPTPVLRPAPLRVRLRDRTREVLLSADSWHYGLRLALCLGLAQTLVSTVTVPRSYWVPLTVTFVLKPDFGSVFSRAVLRALGTVVGLVLAAAVLETVPRGGWEAPVVAVLAAALPMVSRRSYGLQTVVMTPLILILSDLLSHQGVHLIAPRLLDSLLGCAIVLVAGYALWPESWHSRVGARLADAVDDVARYLECAFTGEGGGGGGAASAGGADTAPLPGVVFPPAVPAPAVPAAAAVPGSRARLRRRLYRDLAGVRTEFQRALGEPPPVGARAAAWWPLVVAVERVIDASTATAVRTEQGAEPPRPAEVAAVAAELRALATAIRAGGADPGPVALPRDTTTGSALAAVRREVAAARSALAGPG from the coding sequence ATGAGCGAGCACGACGACGACCCGGCCGACCCGGGCGGCACCGGAACCGGCCTGCTGGTGCCGCCCGCCTGGCTGGTCCGCACGCTGCGCCCGCAAGCGACCGCCGTCCCCAAGGCGGCGGCGGTCCGGGCGGCCATCGGGATGGCCCTGCCGGTGGCCGTCGGTGCGGCGGTCGGCCGCAGCGCGGAGGGCGCGCTGGTCGCGATGGGCGCGCTCGGCGCGGTGCTCGGCGACACCGCCGACGCCTACCGGCTGCGGGTCTTCAACATCGCCGTCCCCCAGCTCTTCGCCGCCGCCGGGCTCGCGCTCGGCGAACAGGTGCACGGGCACGGCTGGGTCGCGGTCGGCGCGCTCACCGGGCTCGCCCTGGTCGCGGGGATGATGAGCACGATCGGCGCGGTCTCCTCCGCCGCCGGGCTCAACGTGCTGCTGATGGCGGTGATCGGCGCGGGCCTGCCGTTCCCGCCGCCCTGGTGGCGCGGGCCGGTGCTGGTCCTGCTCGGCGCCGCACTGATCCTGGCGATGGCCCTGCTCGCCTGGCCGGCCCGCTCGCGCGTCCCGGAGCGGACGGCGGTGGTCCAGGCGTACCGGGAGACCGCGAACCTGCTGGAAGCCGCCGGCGGCGCCGACTGGAGCCTGGCGCGCACCCGGCTGACCGCGGCCCTGGACCACGCCTACGACCTGCTGCTCAGCCGCCGCGCGCTGGCGCCGGGGCGCAGCCGGGGCATGGTGCGCCTGATCGCGCTGCTCGGCGCGCTCACCCCGCTGGTCGAGGTGGCCCCCGCCGTGCACGCGGCCGGCGGCCACCTCGGCGCGGGGCTCGCGGGCGAGGTGCGCGTGATCGCCGTGGCGGTGGACAGCCGCAGGCCGCTCCCCGCGCTCCCTGGGCACCCCGCCGAGCCGGCCCCGGGCGAGGCCGCCGACCCCGTCGAGCGGGCCGCCGCAGCCGCCCTTCTGCACGCGCGCGAGGTGCTGGCCGGCGGCTACCAGGACGGCGCGCCCACACCGGTGCTGCGCCCGGCGCCACTGCGGGTGCGGCTGCGCGACCGCACCCGCGAGGTGCTGCTCTCGGCCGACTCCTGGCACTACGGCCTGCGGCTGGCGCTCTGCCTGGGCCTGGCCCAGACGCTGGTCTCCACCGTCACGGTGCCCCGCTCCTACTGGGTGCCGCTGACCGTCACCTTCGTGCTCAAGCCGGACTTCGGCTCGGTCTTCTCGCGCGCCGTGCTGCGGGCGCTCGGCACCGTGGTCGGCCTGGTGCTGGCCGCGGCCGTGCTGGAGACCGTCCCGCGCGGCGGTTGGGAGGCGCCGGTGGTGGCCGTGCTGGCCGCGGCCCTGCCGATGGTGTCGCGGCGCAGCTACGGCCTGCAGACCGTGGTGATGACCCCGCTGATCCTGATCCTCTCCGACCTGCTGAGCCATCAGGGCGTCCACCTGATCGCGCCCCGGCTGCTGGACAGCCTGCTCGGCTGCGCGATCGTGCTGGTCGCGGGGTACGCGCTGTGGCCGGAGAGCTGGCACTCGCGGGTCGGCGCCCGGCTCGCGGACGCGGTGGACGACGTGGCGCGGTACCTGGAGTGCGCCTTCACGGGTGAGGGCGGGGGCGGGGGCGGCGCCGCGTCCGCGGGCGGTGCTGACACGGCGCCGCTGCCCGGGGTGGTGTTCCCGCCGGCCGTCCCCGCGCCGGCCGTCCCCGCCGCGGCCGCCGTGCCCGGGTCCCGGGCCCGGCTGCGGCGCCGGCTCTACCGGGACCTCGCCGGCGTGCGCACCGAGTTCCAGCGGGCGCTGGGCGAGCCGCCGCCGGTGGGCGCGCGGGCCGCCGCCTGGTGGCCGCTGGTGGTCGCGGTCGAGCGGGTGATCGACGCGAGCACGGCCACCGCCGTCCGCACCGAGCAGGGCGCCGAACCGCCGCGGCCCGCCGAGGTCGCCGCCGTGGCCGCCGAGCTGCGGGCACTGGCCACGGCGATCCGCGCGGGCGGCGCGGACCCGGGCCCTGTCGCCCTGCCGCGCGACACCACCACCGGCAGCGCGCTGGCCGCCGTCCGCCGCGAGGTCGCCGCCGCCCGCTCCGCGCTGGCCGGCCCGGGGTAG
- a CDS encoding 1-phosphofructokinase family hexose kinase has product MPAPDPILTVTLNTALDLTYQVPAVRLHQSNRVAQVAARAGGKGVNVARVLHRLGHPAVVTGLVGGATGGAVRADLATAGPTDALFAVRGETRRTIAVVDPLAADATLFNEPGPRITADEWTGFTAHFAALLDAGCRAAVLSGSVPPGLAPDAYATLVALARHRGVPVLLDTASPWLLPALAAGPELVKPNAEELREATGLADPMAAARALLARGAGAVVASLGAEGVLAVTPQGAWRAEPPEHLAGNPTGAGDSAVAALSVGQVDFLPWSQRLAQAVALSAATVLSPLAGGYDEAAYHALLPRVRVTRL; this is encoded by the coding sequence GTGCCTGCGCCCGACCCGATCCTCACCGTCACGCTGAACACCGCGCTCGACCTCACCTACCAGGTGCCCGCCGTCCGACTGCACCAGAGCAACCGGGTGGCGCAGGTCGCCGCGCGGGCGGGCGGCAAGGGGGTCAACGTCGCCCGGGTGCTCCACCGGCTCGGGCACCCCGCCGTGGTCACCGGGCTGGTCGGCGGCGCCACGGGCGGCGCGGTGCGGGCCGATCTCGCCACCGCCGGGCCGACCGACGCGCTGTTCGCCGTGCGGGGCGAGACCCGGCGCACCATCGCGGTGGTGGATCCGCTCGCGGCGGACGCCACGCTCTTCAACGAACCCGGACCGCGGATCACCGCCGACGAGTGGACCGGGTTCACCGCCCACTTCGCCGCCCTGCTCGACGCGGGCTGCCGGGCGGCGGTGCTCTCCGGCAGCGTGCCGCCCGGCCTGGCGCCGGACGCCTACGCCACGCTGGTCGCCCTCGCCCGTCACCGCGGCGTCCCGGTCCTGCTGGACACCGCCTCCCCCTGGCTGCTGCCCGCCCTCGCCGCCGGCCCCGAGCTGGTCAAGCCCAACGCCGAGGAGCTGCGCGAGGCCACCGGCCTGGCCGACCCGATGGCCGCCGCCCGCGCCCTGCTCGCCCGGGGCGCGGGCGCGGTGGTCGCCTCGCTCGGCGCCGAGGGCGTGCTCGCCGTGACCCCGCAGGGCGCCTGGCGGGCCGAGCCGCCCGAGCACCTGGCCGGCAATCCGACGGGGGCCGGCGACTCGGCGGTAGCGGCACTGAGCGTCGGCCAGGTCGACTTCCTGCCCTGGTCGCAACGGCTGGCCCAGGCGGTCGCCCTCTCCGCCGCGACCGTGCTCAGCCCGCTGGCGGGCGGCTACGACGAGGCCGCCTACCACGCGCTGCTCCCGCGGGTGCGGGTCACCCGGTTGTGA
- a CDS encoding N-acetyltransferase, whose amino-acid sequence MDVKITTLADRPELQAALSFPDNWPEFILADPVGRAFFGQLNDVFPEFTIVATNPAGAVVAVGHSVPFALRQPERAGLPPGGWDEVLLWAFRDRRLGTGPDTVSAIDVTVHTDWLGHGLSALMLAAMRENARSRGFAELVAPVRPTGKHLEPATAMAEYAFRTRPSDGLPADPWLRTHVRAGGVIDSIAPCSMTVAGPLAQWRAWTGLPFDTPGPVIVPGALVPVHCMPDADAAVYTEPNVWVRHALS is encoded by the coding sequence ATGGATGTCAAGATCACCACGCTCGCCGACCGCCCGGAGCTGCAGGCGGCGCTCTCGTTCCCGGACAACTGGCCCGAGTTCATCCTGGCCGATCCGGTCGGCCGCGCCTTCTTCGGTCAACTGAACGACGTCTTCCCCGAGTTCACGATCGTGGCGACGAATCCGGCGGGAGCGGTGGTCGCGGTCGGGCACAGCGTCCCGTTCGCGCTGCGGCAGCCGGAGCGCGCCGGCCTGCCGCCGGGCGGCTGGGACGAGGTGCTGCTCTGGGCGTTCCGGGACCGCCGGCTCGGGACCGGGCCCGACACGGTCAGCGCGATCGACGTCACCGTGCACACCGACTGGCTCGGCCACGGCCTGTCCGCCCTGATGCTCGCCGCGATGCGCGAGAACGCGCGCTCGCGCGGCTTCGCCGAGCTGGTCGCGCCGGTGCGGCCGACCGGCAAGCACCTCGAGCCGGCCACGGCGATGGCGGAGTACGCGTTCCGCACCCGGCCCTCGGACGGCCTGCCCGCCGACCCGTGGCTGCGCACCCATGTGCGCGCCGGCGGGGTGATCGACTCGATCGCGCCCTGTTCGATGACGGTGGCCGGTCCGCTCGCGCAGTGGCGCGCCTGGACCGGGCTGCCCTTCGACACCCCGGGGCCGGTGATCGTGCCCGGCGCCCTGGTGCCGGTGCACTGCATGCCGGACGCCGACGCGGCGGTCTACACCGAACCGAACGTCTGGGTCCGGCACGCGCTGAGCTGA
- a CDS encoding MFS transporter has translation MTLHTTHPSPVASGPVSATAVRGPRRALLTACYGTLLVLITYTVPTTTLAPTAAALHAGAAAQTWILTGALLGLTALLLISGTLADDHGRKRVFTLGAVLLAASAALGALAPDTAVFLVARVVQGGASAAVLAPSLGLVSHAYPAGAARVRALGGWGAAVGLGIAVGPVYAALLAQWANWRAVYGVLAALALLLAGLAAAFLTESRSEHPRRLDPLGALTLAAATAALIAGLAEGRSGWLRTTPLLLLALGVLGLAAFALVESKVAEPMLELALFRDPGFIASGTGALFTGLSIVGLMSCLPTVLERGLGQTPLAAGLVLAIWSGLSVVAALQARRLATRLAPTTQLAAALLACAIGEAALFGPAPGSGWLRLVPGLAVAGVGSGVLNAALARLAVSSVPAHQSAMGSGANNTARYLGSALGVAIALALINSGHAAAGPAAGVTAGADRAIVVAVVLCLLGAAVALWARAASRRRTAAPEA, from the coding sequence ATGACGTTGCACACCACCCACCCAAGCCCGGTGGCGAGCGGCCCGGTCAGCGCCACCGCGGTGCGCGGACCGCGCCGGGCGCTGCTGACCGCCTGCTACGGGACGCTGCTGGTCCTGATCACCTACACCGTGCCGACCACCACGCTGGCGCCCACCGCCGCCGCGCTGCACGCCGGTGCCGCCGCGCAGACCTGGATCCTCACCGGCGCGCTGCTCGGCCTCACCGCCCTGCTGCTGATCTCCGGCACCCTCGCCGACGACCATGGCCGCAAGCGCGTCTTCACCCTCGGCGCGGTGCTGCTCGCCGCCTCGGCCGCACTCGGCGCGCTCGCCCCGGACACCGCCGTCTTCCTGGTCGCCCGGGTGGTCCAGGGCGGCGCCTCGGCCGCCGTGCTCGCGCCGAGCCTGGGCCTGGTCAGCCATGCCTACCCGGCCGGTGCGGCCCGGGTGCGGGCACTGGGCGGCTGGGGCGCCGCCGTGGGCCTCGGGATCGCGGTCGGCCCCGTCTACGCCGCGCTGCTGGCGCAGTGGGCCAACTGGCGCGCGGTCTACGGCGTGCTCGCCGCGCTCGCGCTGCTGCTGGCCGGCCTCGCCGCCGCCTTCCTCACCGAGTCGCGCAGCGAGCATCCGCGCCGGCTCGACCCGCTCGGCGCGCTGACCCTGGCCGCGGCCACCGCCGCGCTGATCGCGGGCCTGGCCGAGGGCCGCAGCGGCTGGCTGCGCACCACCCCGCTGCTGCTGCTCGCGCTCGGCGTGCTGGGCCTCGCGGCGTTCGCGCTGGTGGAGTCCAAGGTGGCCGAGCCGATGCTGGAGCTCGCACTCTTCCGTGACCCGGGCTTCATCGCCTCCGGCACCGGCGCACTCTTCACCGGGCTCTCCATCGTCGGTCTGATGAGCTGTCTGCCCACCGTCCTGGAGCGCGGCCTCGGTCAGACGCCGCTGGCCGCGGGCCTGGTGCTGGCGATCTGGTCCGGCCTGTCGGTGGTCGCCGCCCTGCAGGCCCGCCGTCTGGCCACCCGGCTCGCCCCGACCACCCAGCTGGCCGCCGCGCTGCTGGCCTGCGCGATCGGCGAGGCGGCGCTGTTCGGGCCGGCGCCCGGCTCCGGCTGGCTGCGGCTGGTGCCAGGGCTGGCCGTGGCGGGTGTCGGCAGCGGGGTGCTGAACGCGGCGCTGGCCCGGCTGGCCGTCAGCAGCGTGCCGGCCCACCAGTCCGCGATGGGCTCGGGCGCCAACAACACCGCCCGCTACCTGGGTTCGGCGCTCGGGGTGGCCATCGCGCTGGCCCTGATCAACTCGGGCCATGCGGCCGCCGGGCCCGCCGCCGGCGTCACGGCGGGCGCCGACCGGGCGATCGTGGTCGCCGTCGTGCTCTGTCTGCTGGGTGCGGCCGTCGCACTCTGGGCCCGCGCGGCGAGCCGACGCCGCACCGCCGCACCCGAGGCCTGA